ACCCTGATAACATGAATGTTACCTATGAGTACCCTGATGGTCGACTACTGATTTACGAAAATTACCCCTTCACATCCTATGGTTTGCACGGCTTTGACAACGGTAACGTATTTTATGGCACAGAGGGTCATATGATCTTCTCACGGCGAGGTGCGTTCAGTGTATTCCTGGGGTCCAAGAACAAAAAAGGTCCCACCGAAGGAAAAGCTCTGAGAGGACAACGCGGTTATGCCGAACACATGTCGGAATTCCTGAATGCAGTACGAACTCGCAAGCCCACAAAAGCCAACCCTCAAACCGCGCATCGCAGTTGCGCTTTGGTACATTTGGGCGAGATCACATACCGTACCCGCGGGCGTCTTGATTTTGATCCCGTAAAAGAACAATTCATTGACTGTGACGAAGCCAACGGAATGCTAGACAAAACCTATCGCAGTCCTTACGGTTTACCAACGTAAGTAAAACTGAAACTCATAATGTAAAACCATAAACAGAAGTGCGGTTTATATGGAAAATGTACCTGATCTCATCAGGCATATCATCCACTATTCATGCCACCTGCTGGTACCATTCGTGATTGCGAAACTGTTCTGGAAAGAGAACTGGTGGAAAGCCGGGCTCATCATGCTGGCCACGATGCTCATTGACGTGGATCATCTTTTAGCTGACCCCATTTTTGATCCAAACCGTTGCAGTATTGGATTTCATCCACTCCACACAGTCTGGGCGGGAATGGTTTATCTGGGTTTACTGGCGATACCCTCCTGGAAATGGCGCGCTGTCGCAGTCGGACTTTTGTGGCATCTCTGCACGGATGCCATCGATTGCCTACTCGGCGGGCATTGCCTGTTCTGCAGTCTTCCAGAATACTTGTATGTTATGAGTTGAGCTACAGAGTAGACTCTCTTTACTACTGTAGCGCTGACAGAACACGTTGACGTGTATCAGAGTCCAGCTTTCCCTCCTCAATTTTCTGTTTAACTTGATCAAGCACATTCACATCGTCGCCCGAACGCTCCTGTAACTGGTTTATTTTATGTTTGATATCGTCAATGATCGACTCAAATGTGAATGGATTCCCGCCCGGACCATCATTGCGTGTACCGTCCTTTTTTGCCCCTTCTTGTGATCGTTTTTCACGAGCAGGCATCTTTTTCAGATTGGTAATTCTTAGCTCTAGTTCACTTACAATTTTGTCGGGAGTATATCCAACTTCTTTCAGGCGTGCCTCAATAGGGTCTTCTTCGCCTGCACAGCCGGATAAAATTGAGTAAAATAAAACAGCACTTATAATTTGGGATAAACGCATTATTGGATTGGACATTATTTGGCCCCAAGTCAATTCGAACGCTCATCGTCCGTCGATGAGCTTCTTTCTTAAGAATGCATTCGTAGATGAGAAATTAAAACTCTCCAATCACTTCATTCGATCGCTTTGTTCCCAATGCCCACCATGTATTCAAATCGATGGAGTTGGAAATGAATCGAACGGCCCCATCCATCATCGCGACATGGACTCCGCCTGTATGGCCGCTGGAAGGAGTAATACCAGAATCGCCCTCATGACAGCGAAATGTATCGCTGGAGTAGGCGGGAATCGAAATCGTATTGGGAGGAAAAACGTGTGTATAAACGTGTTTCTGCCAGGAGTCAGTATAAAGCCAGGAATGCCCTTTGTACTGGCTCCAGGATGACCAGTTGATAAAACCGGACAGTCCATCTGCTACGACTTGATCAATATACGCATCGTACTGTTCAATCATGGCGGAATTTGTGTAATAGAGATTACGGCGGCGATCAGGATGATTTCCACTTCCGTCATTCACTAGTGATTCTGAAAGGGCAGCAGTGTTTGAAAGTCCGTCCTTGATTTCTCGGAATCCGAAACTGGCATTGGTAGTGGAACGCCAATTAGAACTGTACGGCCCTCCCTCGTTCATTCTTGACATCGAAATAATACCTTTAGAGGCGGGTGGTGCAGCGCCACCGGTAGAAGGTTGCCCGGGAAACAGTAAGTTACGCGGACGCCCCGCGTTCGCAACGTAGTTAAAGTTGGCAGTTGAAACAACCGTGTTTACGACCGATTCACTGGGACATTTAAAAAGCGGAATCTGAATTCTTGCCAAACCACCCAGGATAGAAGTATTGTTGGCAATACCACTCCAGGAATCTCCTTGTCCACTGGTTTCAAATGGGATTTGATCGTAAATATTACCTTGATCAACAAACGGCAAGAGGCCCACATACCAGGACAAATTTCCTGATCCACCGTTAGCCGCACCATCGTAATCATCGGAACCACGGTGCATATGCAAAGGCGTCGTCTGGTAATTATCATGATAATTGTGGATTGCCAGGCAAAGTTGCTTCAAATTATTTTTGCACTGACTTCGACGAGCTGCTTCACGCGCCTGCTGGACGGCGGGAAGTAATAAAGCAATCAGGATCGCAATAACTGCAATCACAACCAACAGTTCAATCAGGGTGAATCCTGGCCGAAATTCTCTTGAGGTGTAAGACATCTTCATCTGAGTACGCTCCGCTTTAAGAAGGCGATTTATGGTAGAATGAAGTACGGTATTGGGAGAATCAAACGCTAAACTCTCGCACAAACTACTCGGATTTTCTACCTTGACAAGTTCAGATGAAACAGATGTCAAAAACTTGATATGATCTTAATAGAGTCTGGATATATCTTAATCTCTACTTCATAAACAGACTGAATTCAGAAGCGAAGCACGGACCCTGTTTGCGCTGACTCGGTCGCCGCTTCCATCCAGGCAACTGCAGCGCACGATTCCGCAGGCGTAATCCGCTTTGGCACTTCGTTATTTCTTACACAGTTTGCGAAATAACACAGCTCTTCTTTCAGCACACCAAAGTAATTACCGAACGGACGTGGCCAATACATCGTATCTGGCATTTTGACGCCTTGTGCGTCGTGGATTGTTAGACCTGCTTCACCGCAGTTGATATACAGGGCTCCTTCCGTACCAATGACCTCCAGTCGTGCATCAATGGCGTAGGGCGTTGATTCCGGTAGATGCCAGACCGATTCAACCACAGCAACCGCACCGTTATCAAGTCGTGCAATAGACCAGCCACCGTCAGGGAATTTGTTCTGCCCTGGATGTACCTCTTGTGCATACACGGTCGATACATTCGCCTGACTGAACCAGAGCATCAGATCTGCATCGTGGATTCCATCGCCCATCAATGCCGAAATGTCATCAAGTACTGTCTGACCAATTGCCTTCGACAGGTTACGTCGCGCATGCATTGAGATGATTTTACCAATCCGCCCCTCGTCAATGGCCTGTTTGGCAATCGTCACCCGAGGATCAAACCGGCAGATGTGCCCCACCATGAAGAAGCCCTTTGCGTTATTGGCAACTTCAACAATCTGTTCACAGTCAGCCACCGTTGGTGCCATTGGCTTTTCCAACAAGACGTGCTTTCCACTGCGCAGTGCATCGATGGCAATGTCACGATGGTCATTGATATGCGTCGTAATACTCACTACATCAATCTCAGTATCTGCCAGAAGCTCGCGATAATCTGTATACAGCCGATTAACTCCCAACCGTTCTCCGATTTCGTTTAACCGTTCAGGCCGTCGAGTACAGAGCGCCGCCAATTCAATCTCCGGAATTTCGGCAAGGTTATCAGCATGAACTTCACCAAACCAACCTAGACCAATGACTCCCCAACGAACTCTGTTTGATTGACTCATGGTATTACCTCAGTTATGTCATGGCATTCAATAACCATTTAATTTTCAAGAGCGAGCTATCACTTTCAAATCAGCATATCAAATCTACATAAAACAATAAATAGACCAGATTCTCCCAACTTTATGTTCGCCAGTTGAAAATTTTATTGTTATATCATCGAAGATGTTTCATAGAGTTAACATTTAGTCTGTTGATTACTTATCTGATTTATTTTCTGATTCTGTGATGTGTCTCACATTTTGGAATATTTGTTGAAGCTATAATCTTACCAAGTCAAGAGAATTTTGATTGCGGTTCTTTAACCAACATCAGATAATACGTGAACCATTTGCAGCTGAATACAACGAATAGCGCTGAATACGAGAACTTTCGTTTAATTTCAATTCCACACATCAACAAATCTCGCAGCTCGTAACGTTTACAATTAAGGAACCGATTTCATGAAACTGTTTAATATAGTAAGTAAAACTACATTAACTCTGTCTTTAATTTTGTTCTCCCAAAATGTATCCCAGACCCATGTGTATGCTGGCGTCGAAAATGCGTCTCCGCCTGCTGTGGGAAAAACTGCCAAGGATTTCTCGCTGTCCAACTTAAACGGCAAGCAGATCAAGCTCTCAGGTGAACTCAAAAAAGGCCCTGTTGTATTGCTTGTGCTGCGAGGCTACCCCGGATATCAATGTCCTCTTTGCACACGTCAGGTGGGTCAATTTATCACGAGCGCTGCGAAACTGAAATCGGCAAATGCAACCGTTGTGATGGTTTATCCCGGCACTGCAAAAGATCTTAACACACGCGCGAGCGAGTTTACCCGAAACATTAAGCTTCCAGCTAACTTCCAATTCCTGCTCGATCCCGATTACATATTCACGAATGCCTATGGTCTGCGTTGGGATGCAAAGAACGAAACAGCATATCCTTCAACCTTTGTCATTGGCACAGATGGAAAAGTGAAGTTTGCCAAAATCAGCAAGACTCATGGAAATCGATCCAACGTAAAAGAAGTTTTGAAAGCCTTAAGCTCATCAAGTTAGACGCAAGAATTTGAAGATCAACCAAACAACTGTTTCAGCGGTTTGCCACTCTCGATGATGGGGATCGGACGATCTTCCTGATCTGTAAGAAAGAGATCGGGATCGATGCCAAGTGACCAATAGATTGTTTTTGCAAGGTCTTCGGGGCTGACGGGATTTTCGACTGGATAAGCGGCATGGGCATCGGACGTTCCATGAAGAACACCGCCACGAATCCCTGCTCCGGCTAGCAAACAGGGGAAACAGTGCGACCAGTGCCCGCGGCCCCAACTACTTGTCCCTTTAGGTGTCCGGCCCATTTCACCTATGGTGACGATTAGCGTTTCATCGAGTAAACCACGTTCATCCAAATCGGTAATCAATGCAGTATAAGTCTGATCAAAACCGGGTAAAAGATACTTTTCCAGGTAATGCGCACTACGATGCGAATCCCAGCTAAAACCATCGGGTGCATCCCAACAGACGGTGACAAACCGCGCCCCTGCTTCTACCATCCGACGCCCCATTAAAGCCGATTGACCAAACAGATGCCGACCATAACGATCTCGCATCGCAGCCGACTCCTGCTTAATATCGAAGGCCGATCGCATCTTTTTCGATGTAACCAGCGAAAGGGCACGCTGCTGGATGCGATCGTAATTATCATAAACCTGATCATTGTGGAATGATTTGTTTGCCTGATCAAACTGTTTCAACAAACTGCTCCGCTTGTTCAAACGATCCAGCGTAAGTGCTTTCGTCGTTGCTAAACCATGAATACGGAAATCCAGTTCTTCATCGTTGCAGTCGCGAAAATAAGGATTGTCCGCAGAGTTCCGTTTGCGAATGTTGGTCGCAAACGCGTCGTAGGCTGAGCCAAGCCAGCCTGCGTGTTGTCCAGTACGCTCCAACCCCTGCAGCGCCCCCAGCTTATTCGGTAAATAAATATAATCGGGAAGACTACGCTCATGAGCATCCGGGGCTTTGCGTGAAAGATATTCGACGACACTTCCCATTGCGGGCCAATCGGTCGAACGGGCATTCACATCCCCCCCATCTGCAGCAGACCGGGTCCATTTATGGCCGGTCTGAATATAATGGCAAGCATTATGATCGTTATGCGGATGTGTCATCGTACGAATCACGCAGATTTTATCTGAAATGTTCGCAGTACGCTTCAGATGCTCGCTGATTTGTAAACCCGGGGTACGAGAATGAATGGGCATAAACGGTCCACGAATCGCGCTGGGTGCTTCCGGCTTCATGTCGAATGATTCAAGCTGACTTGGACCACCAAACAGAAACAGAAAGATAACAGACTTCGCCTTTGCATTGCCAAAGGTGCCAACAGCTTCTTCAGCAGCCAGGACACCCGGCAGGCTGAGACCAAACAACCCCGCGCCTCCCACTTGCAACGCTTCACGCCGCGACAGACCAGAACAAACTCGTTGTTTATAACCATTGACTGTCAGCATCGATTACATCTCACTAGTTTATCAGATGGACATTTAGCTCCAGCAATACATCAAAGACTACCGATATGTCTAGAAAACATCAAGACCGATTCGATGATAAATATGCTTTTCACATAATTGCGCAATTCGGTAATTCATGAATCTATTATTGGAAATTGGTAAAAACAACTCATATTTTAAACTGATTATAATAAGTTGAATCATTCCCAGAATTAAGTATCTTTGAAGCGAGGTACCTCGTTTCCTGATGACGTTAGCATAATTAGTAGAAGTGAGAGTTTATCTTGTAATCGTAACAAAGTGTTGTCTATGATTTCGTTACGCCTGATGCATATGAAACATTTTCTCTATTAGAAAGCGTAAATTCGTGACTCATCATTCACTTATTTCCCGTCGTAGTTTTATGCATTCCACTGCATTAGCGATGGTAAGTCCCATCGGGACGGCTGCATTACAAGCTGCCTACGGTAAGAAGAAAAACACCAAACTAATCAAATCGATTACAAAAGAAACGGTCTTTCGCAATCGTAATGGGTCTGGAACAACCTGGTTTCACCCACGCGCTTGCCTGATTCCAGGTAAAAGCGGGAAAGCGACACTCTTTGCCAACTTGCAGGAGATTGGAGGCTCAGATTATTTTGGCCCTGTCCACTGGAGTGAATCCCAGGATCGAGGAATGACCTGGAGTATTCCCCAACCAATTCTTGCACTCGGACGTGATCCAGTCCAAGGACACCCGGGATTGATGGCAGGGGTCTGTGATGTGACGCCGCAGTACCATCAAAAGACAGAGACAATTCTCTCCCTGGGACATGTCGTCTTCTATCGCGGACCTCGATTTGCAAGAGGTGATCAACTGGCACGTTATCCGGTGTATGCAGTGCGACAAAAAAATGGCACCTGGTCGGAACGGAAAATTCTGGAATGGGACGATCCACGCGGTTCATTTATCTACACCAATAATTGTGGGCAACGTATTGTGATGCCTAACGGCGATATCATGATGTCGTTCACATTTGGACCTGAAAAAGACCATCGCATGGTGGCCGGAGTTCGCTGTTCGTTTGATGGTTCAGAACTAAAAATCCTGGAAGTGGGGCCTCCATTAAAAAATAATGTCGGGCGTGGCTTACTCGAACCTTCCATCACACGGTTCCAGAATCAATTCTTCATGACCATTCGCGCAGAGGATGGACATGGATATGTTGCCGTCAGCCCGGACGGTTTGAACTACCACAATAAAACAGCCTGGGTCTGGGACGATGGCCAGCCAATTGGCATGTCAACGACACAACAACACTGGCTCACTCATTCCGATGAACTCTTTCTGGTCTACACGAGAAAAGATGAATCGAATAAAAATGTTATCCGTTGGCGTTCTCCACTGTGGGTCGCACGCGTTGATCCCAAAAAACTCTGTCTGATTCGGGAGACAGAACAAGTTGTCCTGCCTCTAGTGGGTGATGGAGTCAATAAACCCAACCAGGTCGCCATCATGGGTAACTTTGATGTGACGAATCTCAGCCCGAATGAGTCTTGCGTGACTGTCGGAGAGTGGCTTCCCCGAGGTGGCTATAAGGGTGATCTCTTACTCTCAAGAATTCGCTGGAACAAACCAAACCGAAATCTACCTGATTTTGTTCTTTGATCTTTTGAATCAGTTAACACTTGTCAGAATCAGAACGGGGCGTATTAAAAAAGAGAGCCATCAGCTTACTGATGGCTCTCTAAATCACACAGTATTGCTTTTTGAGCGGTTTTGTTCCCATCCATGAACAGCGTTTTTCGCCCCGCAACGATCCTTCCAAGTAATACTCGTGCCTTAGTGAGACTCCATTAAGTGCGACAGGAAACTGCCATCGCGTCAATAAGTTTTCCTGGATTCAAGGGCTTCATAAACCAGGCATTGACACCTTCATTTTCTGATTGAGCGAAACAATCCTCAGGGGTTGTTCCACTTATTGCAAATATTTTCACTTGATTATAAGCTTCGTTCTTTCGGATATGTCTGATTGCCGTCGGTCCATCACAGCGAGGCATCCGCATATCGAAAAGTATAATCGAAGGTAGCGGGTTATTCTCCAGATGTTCAATGGCATCGGCACCATCTTTACTTGTCGCAACTTGATAGCCATGCATCTCGAGTAAGCCTGCCAGCATTTCGCGCTCGTTGTCCTGATCCTCGACTAACAAGATGCTATTTGGCTTCTTTTCTAAATATTTGGCATCCTCAGAAGAAATCTGATTTTGTTCGAGAATACTTTCCAGTAACTCGACTTGTCTTTTAAAGACTTTTTCAGCTTCCTTATGAAAGCCAGCTGCCACTTGTTCTTTATAAAGATGCGTAGCAATACTTAAAGAATTTAATTGATTTCGGAGTTTGTGTCGCAGTTCAGGAGGGACTTGAACAATCTGGTGCTCTTTTGAGTCATGAGGTATCGCTTCGGGTAATTCCCCTCGGACAATCTTGAATTCGACGGGAGCGTCAAATCCGACTCTTACAGTAGAGCCTCTCACACCAAGAATCTTTACCGTAATACCAAGATCGGGGAAGCTGACGTTTTGGTCCTGCTTACGACTGAGAATAAGCATGGGAATTTCCTTCCGTGGAATAACTGGCTTTCGATGTTCCATCCATGGAAGTCGAGAACAATCATGTTAATTCACTAAGCATCCCTGCTCTGTTTTAGTCATGCCTGCTGGTGTCGATCAATGCGATCTAAATTTTTAACGAAATATATTTCACCTGTCAATCATTTTCTTGTAAATGAGTTAGATACCTTACATTTCACTAAGATTCGGATGTATACTTGCTCTTTGCTGGATAATCTGAATGATCAATTCGCCGGGATCTATTGGTTTCACAAGATGTGTGTCAAATCCTGCTGCCAAAGCGGCTTCTTGATCAGACTGGCGCCCATAACCAGTTAATGCAATTAATACGGCAGGTGACTCAGTGTTTTGTTTCCGAATTTCTCTGGCAAGTTGGTATCCATCCATTCTGGGAAGCCCAATATCAATCACAGCAACATCAGGCTTTTTCACTTTATAAAGTTCTAACCCTGACAGTCCATCACCGGCAACCGATACTTCAAATCCTTTTATCTGAAGTGTTTCCGCCAACATATTTCGCGCGTCAAAATTATCTTCAACAAGAAGTATCTTACATCCTTCAAAGCTAAGATCTGGTTCATGCTTCAACGTCTTGGGAGTCTTATCCGTCATCGGTAAAAAGATTCTGAAGGTACTGCCCTTCCCGACTCCATCACTTTCAACTTGAATATCGCCACCATGGGTCGTCACGATGCTTCGGGCAAGCGATAAACCAACTCCCAGACCCCCAGCAGATCGTGCTAAAGTGGAATCAGATTGAACAAATAGCTCGAAAATACTTGCTAAGAGTTCGCTTGGAATCCCGTCACCATTGTCTTGCACAGTAATACAGACTTGATGATCATGATAATCAATACTGTACCAGATATCGTTACCCTCAGGCGTATACTTCGACGCGTTGTTGAGTAAATTGACTTGGGCCTGTTTGATTCGAATCGGATCAGCATAGATATAAATGGGACCATCACAAATCATCATATGTAACGTCTGCGATTTTTCACCAATCTGATAGTTGACTGATTCAAGAACTTCCTGTGCGAGAGCGATCACATCGACGACTTCCAGTCGAAATTCAATTTTCCCTTGTCCAAATCGGGCGATATCCAGCAAGTCATCTAATAATCGTGCCATGTGTCTTGTCTGCCGCTCAATTATTTGAGGAGCGTCTGTATTTATCTCGCCTGAAGCTTGAGATTGCAGGTACGTCTTATCTTGAATCAGGCTAATCGCATTTAGCACTGCTCCCATCGGATTACGCAGTTCATGTGACAGCATTGCCAGGAAATTGTCACGTTTCAATATTTCTTCCACCTTTTGCATTTCTGCGCACTTGCGGTCATGGATATCGCCTACGGACCCCGTCATGCGTACCGGTTTACCTGAAACATCATGATCGACAATCGCACGATGCCGGAACCAGCGGTACCCATCAGTTTTGTGCAACATGCGATATTCAAAATCGCGATGCAATTCAACATAACAACTATCGCTTCCTGGCACACTTGTTTCCTGTACCCGTTCACGATCATCAGGATGTATTAAATTCAGCCACTCAGAATGCAAAGCAGGAAACTCATCTGGTTTGTAACCTAATAAAGTGTAACAATTAGGGGACCACCACATCTCATCATTTCCTACGTTGGTCCAGTCCCAGGTACCATCTCTGTTAGCTGCAATGGCTCTCGAAAAACGCTCCTGCTCTCTTTGAATGGACTCTTCTGCTTCAACAAGAGAACTGATATCAATCAAGGTCAGTACAATTCCCGGTATTTCATCACCGGGAACATACTCAGCCGACTTGTAGGGAAGTACTCGCATATAAAAATGTACGTTTTGCTTGCTCAGCACTTTCTCTTCATAAGTTTCTCCTTTATCCAATACATTCTGGATCTTAGAAACTAATTCGTCGCAAATAATATTGTGAGTGAACGCACTAATTTTTCTGCCTACATCAGTGGAAATAAAATTAAACACCTGTGCCATCCTAGGTGTAAATTTTCGGATCGATAGTGTATCGTCGAGAAAGAGCGTGTGAACCTCAGTGCTGACCAGGAGGTTATTCATATCATCGGTCAGTTCTGTTAATTCTGCGATTTTATTTTGATATTCTGCATTGACGGTATAGAGCTCTTCATTGACAGAATGTAACTCCTCATTAGTACTCTGTAACTCTTCATTTGAGGCAACCATCTCTTCATTAGTGGCCTGCAATTCTTCATTGCTGGTTTCCAGCTCTTCAATCGTGGCTTGTAAGTTTTCCTTGGTATATCGAACTTCCTGTTCCAAATCCAAAATTCGGTTTCTCGTCACTTCCTCAACATCGAGATAGTCGGATCCCTGCTTTTCTTCTTCAGGAGACACGTCTATTTCTTCAAATTGGACTAAATAATTAGGATTAGGTGACTCGTCTTCCATTAAAGAAATTTGGATATTGAGTTGTGTCTCTCCTTCTGATGTTCTGGCAAGTACATTGTTGTATCGAATTGCCTTTCGCTTTTGAGAGACTCGATGTAGCCCTCCCGCCAATGCCAGCCTTAAATCATCATCGATCATTTCAAGTAAATTAGTTGATAAGCGACCATCATTATGAACCAGATACTTTCCAGCTCCAGCAAACAGTTGAAGAACATTCCAATGTTCATTCACCAGCACACTGGTAGGCATAAATCGCTCTAGCAAATTGTCATAGGTTGCAATCAAATCTTTCCCAAAAGAATCCGACTTCTTTCTTGATCCCATTCGAGCTGGTGCGTTTAATCGCTCTCGCTCGGTATTAATGGGATCCCGTAAATAGGCGGGAAGTTTGATATCACGTCGCTTTTTGAAGAATCGCCAACGTTCATGAAGTGTTTCAAACTCTTCAGCAAGCTCGCCCGGACTTTCACTCGAACCGAGAAAAAGGATTCCTTCAGTTTTTAATCCAAAGTGAAATAACGACAATACTTTTTTCTGGGCCATCGTGCGAAGATAAATCAGCAAATTTCGGCATGAAATCATGTCCAAACGAGTAAAGGGTGCATCTTTAACCAGGTTGTGCTGCGCGAAAACAATCATTTTGCGGATCTCAGAAGAAATTTGATATCCATCTTCCGTCTTTATAAAGTGACGATCTCGTATGGATTGTTCCATTTCTCCCAGACTCGTTTCGGGATAAATTCCCAGATGAGCTACATCTATGGATGCTTGATGAACATCGGTAGCAAATATTTTGACATTGATATTCCTATTTGTTTCACGCAAGTATTCGTTGATCAAAATTGCAATGGAATAAACTTCTTCTCCGGTCCCACATCCCGCCACCCAGGCCCGAAATTCCTCAAATTTTTTTCTCTCTGGTAATAACTGGGGAATAATCTCAGTCTTTAAAACTTTAAATGCTTCACGATCACGGAAGAAGCGAGTGACACCTATTAATAAATCTTTATAGAGTTGATCGACCTCTCCCGGTTCTTTTTCAAGTCGATTGACATATTCGTCAATATTACCATGGTGATTTAATTGAATTCGACGTTCAATTCGACGTCCAATCGTGGAAGGCTTGTAATGATTGAAATCAATGCGGTGACGCTCCTGCAACAGCCGAAAAACATGTTCAATGCTTGATTCATCAAGTGGTGGCTGGTCCAATTCTGTCTGATGCAGGTGATTAATATAACGTTCCAGAACATCAGAAATTTTTTCCGGTGGTACAATAACATCAACAATTCCTGTATCGATCGCGCTTTTAGGCATTCCGTCAAACTTAGAAGTTTGTGGAGACTGTGCGACGACCAGTCCACCTGCTTCATGAATATCACGAATCCCTCTTGAACCATCACTGCCTGTTCCGGATAAAATAACAGCGATGCTTCTTCGACCTACGTCCTGAGCCAATGTACGCAGGAAATGATCAATGGGCAATGATAAGGATTGTGACGTATCTTTTTCTGTTAAAAGTAATTTTCCATCAGAA
The Gimesia aquarii DNA segment above includes these coding regions:
- a CDS encoding chemotaxis protein CheB: MTNSGQKSSLKVQSSQQNEEPADEFHIVGVGASAGGLEALELMFKMMPDDAGMAFVIVQHLSPDFKSLMDELMARHTKMRINRVVDGMVVEPNSLYLIPPKQDMVISDGKLLLTEKDTSQSLSLPIDHFLRTLAQDVGRRSIAVILSGTGSDGSRGIRDIHEAGGLVVAQSPQTSKFDGMPKSAIDTGIVDVIVPPEKISDVLERYINHLHQTELDQPPLDESSIEHVFRLLQERHRIDFNHYKPSTIGRRIERRIQLNHHGNIDEYVNRLEKEPGEVDQLYKDLLIGVTRFFRDREAFKVLKTEIIPQLLPERKKFEEFRAWVAGCGTGEEVYSIAILINEYLRETNRNINVKIFATDVHQASIDVAHLGIYPETSLGEMEQSIRDRHFIKTEDGYQISSEIRKMIVFAQHNLVKDAPFTRLDMISCRNLLIYLRTMAQKKVLSLFHFGLKTEGILFLGSSESPGELAEEFETLHERWRFFKKRRDIKLPAYLRDPINTERERLNAPARMGSRKKSDSFGKDLIATYDNLLERFMPTSVLVNEHWNVLQLFAGAGKYLVHNDGRLSTNLLEMIDDDLRLALAGGLHRVSQKRKAIRYNNVLARTSEGETQLNIQISLMEDESPNPNYLVQFEEIDVSPEEEKQGSDYLDVEEVTRNRILDLEQEVRYTKENLQATIEELETSNEELQATNEEMVASNEELQSTNEELHSVNEELYTVNAEYQNKIAELTELTDDMNNLLVSTEVHTLFLDDTLSIRKFTPRMAQVFNFISTDVGRKISAFTHNIICDELVSKIQNVLDKGETYEEKVLSKQNVHFYMRVLPYKSAEYVPGDEIPGIVLTLIDISSLVEAEESIQREQERFSRAIAANRDGTWDWTNVGNDEMWWSPNCYTLLGYKPDEFPALHSEWLNLIHPDDRERVQETSVPGSDSCYVELHRDFEYRMLHKTDGYRWFRHRAIVDHDVSGKPVRMTGSVGDIHDRKCAEMQKVEEILKRDNFLAMLSHELRNPMGAVLNAISLIQDKTYLQSQASGEINTDAPQIIERQTRHMARLLDDLLDIARFGQGKIEFRLEVVDVIALAQEVLESVNYQIGEKSQTLHMMICDGPIYIYADPIRIKQAQVNLLNNASKYTPEGNDIWYSIDYHDHQVCITVQDNGDGIPSELLASIFELFVQSDSTLARSAGGLGVGLSLARSIVTTHGGDIQVESDGVGKGSTFRIFLPMTDKTPKTLKHEPDLSFEGCKILLVEDNFDARNMLAETLQIKGFEVSVAGDGLSGLELYKVKKPDVAVIDIGLPRMDGYQLAREIRKQNTESPAVLIALTGYGRQSDQEAALAAGFDTHLVKPIDPGELIIQIIQQRASIHPNLSEM